One Weissella ceti DNA window includes the following coding sequences:
- a CDS encoding SEC10/PgrA surface exclusion domain-containing protein, with amino-acid sequence MIKVRKDNDAKAIKKNDATLKKLYEKKKKEQQNIASLSRAVAVKTPRVHVATPNTDSNNPAKAYTGNHLITRHENLPTKIVNPKVPRSKQNNATTFAYYGYQKTSADKTNKINGKLTENQQKEISNYALTLVNSYLKDQGLAPVRRSNSMDTNMKKLINRREKAKIGFNHTDWGFAEKTFTKKTGLDYSGENLGGILANDSTTLLELKVGVLNSITTMIYQDGYAKWGHRELFKKSAGKYVSAGIEQNRGHYSNWFRYMFVFGLAHQRGNVKVQPAAISFASTYRKHLAPSKETANLNAAKKRLADIDRQINSRNNVLDRNMKKQLAAHRAEFNKSKSAADKIMIAKLNKV; translated from the coding sequence ATGATCAAAGTACGTAAAGATAATGATGCCAAAGCAATCAAAAAGAACGATGCAACATTGAAAAAGCTCTATGAAAAAAAGAAAAAAGAGCAACAAAATATTGCATCATTGAGTCGTGCAGTGGCTGTTAAAACACCAAGAGTCCACGTGGCCACGCCAAATACAGATTCTAATAATCCTGCTAAAGCATATACGGGTAATCATCTAATTACCCGCCATGAAAATTTACCTACCAAAATCGTGAATCCAAAAGTACCACGATCAAAGCAAAATAACGCAACGACATTTGCCTACTATGGTTACCAAAAAACATCTGCTGATAAAACCAACAAGATTAATGGCAAATTAACAGAAAATCAACAAAAAGAAATCAGCAATTACGCACTAACATTAGTTAATTCATATTTAAAAGACCAAGGATTAGCTCCTGTTAGACGTTCAAATTCTATGGACACTAACATGAAAAAACTCATTAATCGTCGTGAAAAAGCCAAAATTGGGTTTAATCATACTGACTGGGGTTTCGCTGAAAAAACATTTACTAAAAAAACTGGACTAGATTATTCTGGTGAGAATTTAGGCGGTATTCTAGCTAATGATTCAACTACCCTGTTAGAACTTAAAGTTGGTGTCTTAAATTCAATTACCACAATGATTTACCAAGATGGATATGCCAAATGGGGACATCGTGAATTATTCAAGAAGTCTGCTGGAAAATATGTCAGTGCTGGTATCGAACAAAACCGAGGACACTATTCAAATTGGTTTAGATACATGTTTGTTTTTGGACTAGCACATCAACGAGGGAATGTTAAAGTACAACCAGCTGCAATCTCTTTTGCCTCAACATATCGCAAGCACCTTGCTCCTAGTAAAGAAACAGCAAATTTAAATGCCGCCAAGAAACGTTTAGCTGATATTGATCGTCAGATTAATTCTCGTAATAATGTCCTTGATCGGAATATGAAGAAACAATTAGCTGCTCATCGAGCAGAATTTAATAAATCAAAGTCTGCAGCTGATAAAATCATGATTGCAAAACTGAACAAAGTTTAG